Within Thermus sp. CCB_US3_UF1, the genomic segment ACCGCCCGGGTCACAGCCCTGGTGGCCGTGACCGACGACGGGGGCTCCACGGGAAGGCTTAGGCTCTCCTACGGCCTCCCCGCGGTGGGGGATCTGGTGGACTGCCTCGCGGCCCTTTCCGACCACCCCGCCCTGCCCCGGCTTTTGGACCACCGCTTCGCCCGGGGGGAGCTTGCGGGGCACACCTTCGGCAACCTCTTCCTGGTAACCCTTTACGAGGCCTCGAGGGACTTCGCCGAAGCGGTGCGCCAGGCCAACGCCATCCTGAACCTCAGGGGCCAGGCCCTGCCCGCCACCCCGGAGGCCGTCCGCCTCAAGGCCCGCTTCCAGGACGGGGAGGAGGTGGTGGGGGAGGTGGCCATCCGCCGCCGCGGGGGACGGATCCGGGAGGTCTTCCTGGTCCCCGAGGCCAAGGAGGTGATGCCGGAGGCGGTGGAGGCCATCCTGCGGGCGGACCTGGTCGTCCTGGGCCCGGGAAGCCTCTACACCAGCGTGATCCCAAGCTTTCTGCCCCAGGGGCTCAAGGAGGCCCTGGCCCGCACCCAAGCCCGCCTGGTCTACGTGGTGAACCTCATGACCGAGCCCGGGGAGACGGACGGCTACACCGCCTACGACCACTACAAGGCCATCGCCTACCACCTGGGCCGCAGGCCGGAGGCGGTCCTGGTCCACACCGCCCCCATCCCCGAAGGCGTCCTCCACCGCTACGCCCAGGAGGGGCGCCACCCCGTGGCCTTCGACCCCAAGCCCTTCGCCGTGGACGGGGTGCGGGTGGTGACGGGGGACTTTCGCGAGGAAGGCCCCTTGGCCCAGCACGACCCCGGCAAGGTGGTGCAGGCCCTCCTCCAGCTGGTATAAAGGGGGCCGTGCTCTTCCTCTTCCAAGACCCCCTGGGCGACGACCACGGCCTGGCCTACCTCTACCCCCAGGCGGCCCTCTTCCGGGAGGCGGGGGAAGGCTACGCCGACCTCCTGGCCGTAGGGGGGGAGGCCCGGCAAGGCCGTCTGGTCCTGAAGGTGCGCCTGGCCCGCTACCCCAACCCCCTGGAAGGCTCCTTAGGCTTCAGCCTGGCCACGGCGGTGCTCTGGCTGGACACGGGGGAAGGGGGGGAGGAGGAACTCCTCCCCGGCCTGCGCGCCCCTCGAGGCCAAGGATGGGAAAGGGCTTATGTCCTCACCGGCTTTGGCGGGGAGGTGCGGACCCCTGAGGGACTACGGGAGCCGGTGAAGGCCTGGCGGGAAGGGGAGTGGGTGGTGGTGGATACCGGGCTTCCCCCGGGCCCCTACGGGTACTACGGGGCGGTGGGCCTCTTTGACCCCTTCGCCCCCTGGTACTTGCGCCCCACCCGCCCCGAGGGCGGGCCCTGGACCCTGGGGGCCCCCCCGGGAAGCCCCCCGGTGGTGGACCTCCTGGCCCCCAAGGCCCTGGACCAGGTCCAGGCCTACCAGACGGGGGTGCTCCAACCCTTGCGGCCCACCCGGTTCACCCTGCGGCGGGAAAGCCTTTGGGCCTTTGCCTTGGGAGGGGTTTCCCTCCTCCTGGCCTTCCTCCTAAGGCGGCGCTAGAGGGGGCGGAGGTCTTCCAGGAGGAGCCAGCCCACCCCAGGGGGGAGGGCCTCGAGGAGGGGGGCCAGGGCCTGGGCCACGGCCTCGGCCCGGGGCTTCAGGGCCTCCGGGGGTTCGGGGGCGAGGAGGAGGAGGGTGAGTTGGTAGAAGCGCTGGGTGTGGGTGGGGGTGCCGTCCTGGAAGAAGGGGATAGGGGGCGGGACCTCGTCCACAAGAAGCCTGGCCCCTAGAACCTCTGGGGGCAGGAGGGCCTTGGGGTCCAGGGGGAGGTCCCTGGGGTGCCAGAGGTAGCCCTGGAAGAGGCGCACGGCCTGCATGGGGCTAGTCTAGGACCTCCACCACCTCTTCGCCGTGGCGGTAGACCCGGGGAAGCCGGCGGGAAAGGTGGACGGCCACCTCGTAGGGGATGGTACCCCGGGCCTCGGCCCAGGCCAGAAGCCCTGTGGGGCCAAAATCGGCGCTCAAGACCTCAAAGACCGCCTCGAGGCCCACGGGGGCGGGGAGGAGGACCGTGGTCTGGTCCATGGAGATCCGCCCGGCCACGGGGCAGACCTCCCCCCCGGGCCCCAGGACCTGGCGCACCGCCCCCCGGGGAAGGCCGTCGGCGTAGCCCACGGGCAGGGTGGCCAGCCACTCCCCTCCCCGGGCCACGTACTCCCCCCCGTACCCCACCCGGTCCCCGGGCCTCAGGCGCTTCACCAGGGTGGGCCGGGCCCGGAGGCGGAGGATGGGCCTCAGGCCGAGTCCGGGGATGAGGCCGTAGAGGGCAAGCCCCACCCGGACGTTGTCTCCCCCGTGCAGGAGGAGGCCATGGGAGTTCTCCAGGTGGTAGAAGTACCCGGGCCCCAGGGCCTCCCGCACCCGCTGGAAGCGGCGCCGCTGCACCTCCACGAAGCCCGGGTCCTCCCCGGCGGTGGCCAGGTGGCTATAGACCCCCTCCACCCGCACCCCCAGGGCCTCCACGGCCTCAAGGGCCGCCTTGGCCTCCTCCCAGGGGAAGCCCACCCGGTTCATCCCCGTGTCCACCTTGAGATGGGCCCGGGGGAAAAGGCCCAGGGCCCGGGCCCGGTGCGCCAGGGCCTGGGCTCCTTCCAGGGTGGAGAGGGTGGGGGTAAGCCGCCAGCGCAGGGCCTCCTCCGCCTCGGCGGGGTGGAGGCTCCCCAGGAGGAGGACCTCCCCCTCCACCCCGCCCTCCCTTAGGGCCCGGCCCTCCTTGGGATGGGCCACGGCCACCTGCCTAGCCCCCCTGGCCAGGAGGAAGCGGGCCAGGGGCAGGGCCCCGTGGCCGTAGGCATCGGCCTTGAGGACGGGGATGACCTCCCCCTTGGCCCTGGCCTGCAGGAGGTTCCAGTTGGCCTCGAGGGCCGAGAGATCCACTTCCAGCCATGCCCGGGCCTCCACAAGGGGCATGGTATCAGTCCTCCAGGAGGCCCACAAAGCGGTGGGGGTCGGGGTCCAGGCGGAAACGGCGCCGGTCCAGGTGGGCCAGGAGGGCCCCCAGGCGCTCCGTGCTCCCCCGAAGGAGGAGGTGGTAGACGTAAACCCCCTTCACCCGGGGCACGGGGGCGGGGGCCGGGCCCAGCACCTCCCCCTCCCGGGCCAGGCCCCTCAGGGCCTCGCGCAGGGCAAAGGCCGCCTCCAGGGCCCGCTCCTCCTTGCGGTGGCTCACCTCCAGCTTCACCATGCGCACCTTGGGGGGGTAGTCCAGGGCCTCCCGCAGGGCCTTCTCCGTCCAGGGAAAGGCCTCCACGCTTCCCTCCAGGAGGCCCTGGTGGGCGGGGTGCTCGGGGGTGTAGGTCTGCAGGGCCAAAAGGGGCCGCCGCCCTGGGCGGAGCTCGGTCAGGGCCCAAAGGAGGCGGTGGTAGCGCTCGGCGGAGCGGAAGTCCGCCTCATAGAGGAAGCCCTCGGCGTAGGGCAGGAGGACGAGGGCTAGCTCCGGCAGGACCGGGGCCCGGAGAAGGGCCGTGGTGCCCACCACCACCCCGGGCTCCCCGGCAAGCAGGGGGGAGAGGTCGTCCTTGCCGTCCTTGGCGTAGCGGTAGAGGGGGATCCCCAGGTGCCTCCGCAACTCCTCTTGGAGCCACTCCAGTCCTGGCCCCCGGGGTTCCAGGAGGGGGGAGCCGCACCGGGGGCAGAGGGGTGGGGGGGGCTCGCGGTGGCCGCACTGGTGGCAGAGGAGTTCCCCCTTGCCCCCCTTGTGGTAGCGCAAGGGGAGGGCGCAGTGGGGGCAGGTGGGCTTGTGGCCGCAGTCGGCGCAGAGGAGGAGGGCGCTATACCCCCGCCGGGGGGAGAGGACCACGGCCTGGCGGCCCCTTTCCTTCACCTGCTTCAGGAGGGCCAAGGCCCGCCCCGTAAAGGGGAAGCCCTTTTCCCGCCTCAGGTCCAAGAGGAGGAGGCGGGGCCGGGGCACGGGAAAGGTGAGGCCAGGCCGCTCCAGAACCTCCACCGCCGGCACCAGGGAGAGGTAGGTGAGGGGTACCCCCAGAAGCCGGGCCCGGAGCTCGGCCAGGGGGGGGATGAAGGCCCGCGAGCCGGCGGGGAGCTTGTAGCTCTCGCTCCCCTCCTCCACCACCACCAAGGAGCGGGGGGTGAAGGGCAGAAGAAGCCCGC encodes:
- the yvcK gene encoding gluconeogenesis factor YvcK family protein, which gives rise to MWPRRRNPPHPSWRWLYPGMRVKRYALLALLGVFLFGLGLAEILPPLDLGSPWAFLLLGGLLAVLGVRAMNRSMLSAFTQPEEVPERVYVRRRLEQGPRIVAFGGGTGLSRVLRGLKEHTARVTALVAVTDDGGSTGRLRLSYGLPAVGDLVDCLAALSDHPALPRLLDHRFARGELAGHTFGNLFLVTLYEASRDFAEAVRQANAILNLRGQALPATPEAVRLKARFQDGEEVVGEVAIRRRGGRIREVFLVPEAKEVMPEAVEAILRADLVVLGPGSLYTSVIPSFLPQGLKEALARTQARLVYVVNLMTEPGETDGYTAYDHYKAIAYHLGRRPEAVLVHTAPIPEGVLHRYAQEGRHPVAFDPKPFAVDGVRVVTGDFREEGPLAQHDPGKVVQALLQLV
- a CDS encoding glucodextranase DOMON-like domain-containing protein, with protein sequence MLFLFQDPLGDDHGLAYLYPQAALFREAGEGYADLLAVGGEARQGRLVLKVRLARYPNPLEGSLGFSLATAVLWLDTGEGGEEELLPGLRAPRGQGWERAYVLTGFGGEVRTPEGLREPVKAWREGEWVVVDTGLPPGPYGYYGAVGLFDPFAPWYLRPTRPEGGPWTLGAPPGSPPVVDLLAPKALDQVQAYQTGVLQPLRPTRFTLRRESLWAFALGGVSLLLAFLLRRR
- a CDS encoding DUF3208 domain-containing protein, with amino-acid sequence MQAVRLFQGYLWHPRDLPLDPKALLPPEVLGARLLVDEVPPPIPFFQDGTPTHTQRFYQLTLLLLAPEPPEALKPRAEAVAQALAPLLEALPPGVGWLLLEDLRPL
- the alr gene encoding alanine racemase, with protein sequence MPLVEARAWLEVDLSALEANWNLLQARAKGEVIPVLKADAYGHGALPLARFLLARGARQVAVAHPKEGRALREGGVEGEVLLLGSLHPAEAEEALRWRLTPTLSTLEGAQALAHRARALGLFPRAHLKVDTGMNRVGFPWEEAKAALEAVEALGVRVEGVYSHLATAGEDPGFVEVQRRRFQRVREALGPGYFYHLENSHGLLLHGGDNVRVGLALYGLIPGLGLRPILRLRARPTLVKRLRPGDRVGYGGEYVARGGEWLATLPVGYADGLPRGAVRQVLGPGGEVCPVAGRISMDQTTVLLPAPVGLEAVFEVLSADFGPTGLLAWAEARGTIPYEVAVHLSRRLPRVYRHGEEVVEVLD
- a CDS encoding primosomal protein N', translating into MRVLEVALPLPLPPMSYRPPLGQEGEEALGRRVAVPWRGEVRVGVVVGEGGRPSHALRHAIAYLDPGPYLRPEEILFLEEASRYLFAPLGQVLQDFLPPFPELRHRVRLFPGADPKVLPKGLEGLVAWREAQGFDPKLLDLLREAGVLEEEVAFREGRRVLLPLREGHPDPLLDGVLKTLHALGQAESLAALARAAGVGVGRVKRLLQEGYIGYGPPPEPRREGKPLDPLFLPERPERVNGGRFGERLRLLAGLVAEGDHLVLFPEVGLLERFLAHFPQARAYHGGLSPGEREALFRRPAGVVFATYGGLLLPFTPRSLVVVEEGSESYKLPAGSRAFIPPLAELRARLLGVPLTYLSLVPAVEVLERPGLTFPVPRPRLLLLDLRREKGFPFTGRALALLKQVKERGRQAVVLSPRRGYSALLLCADCGHKPTCPHCALPLRYHKGGKGELLCHQCGHREPPPPLCPRCGSPLLEPRGPGLEWLQEELRRHLGIPLYRYAKDGKDDLSPLLAGEPGVVVGTTALLRAPVLPELALVLLPYAEGFLYEADFRSAERYHRLLWALTELRPGRRPLLALQTYTPEHPAHQGLLEGSVEAFPWTEKALREALDYPPKVRMVKLEVSHRKEERALEAAFALREALRGLAREGEVLGPAPAPVPRVKGVYVYHLLLRGSTERLGALLAHLDRRRFRLDPDPHRFVGLLED